From the genome of Desmodus rotundus isolate HL8 chromosome 2, HLdesRot8A.1, whole genome shotgun sequence, one region includes:
- the KRTAP11-1 gene encoding keratin-associated protein 11-1, translated as MPYSYSTRTCTARPTGAPCSVPAGPATPGTTHEVDYLSGLCLPSSFQTGSWLLDYCGREPSCEPPVSSPRQAPCSQQTACVSSPCSAPCSRPLSFVSSSCKVQGGASTMGQPACGVPKTGRRPCVSGCRKMC; from the coding sequence ATGCCCTACAGCTACTCCACCAGGACCTGCACTGCCCGGCCAACAGGGGCCCCCTGCTCTGTCCCGGCGGGCCCGGCCACCCCGGGCACAACGCACGAGGTCGACTACCTGAGCGGCCTCTGCTTGCCCAGCTCCTTCCAGACCGGCTCCTGGCTCCTGGACTACTGTGGTCGGGAGCCCAGCTGCGAGCCTCCCGTCTCCAGCCCCAGACAGGCACCCTGCTCTCAGCAAACTGCCTGTGTGTCCAGCCCCTGCTCAGCTCCCTGCAGCCGGCCACTCAGCTTCGTCTCCAGCAGCTGCAAGGTGCAGGGCGGCGCCTCCACCATGGGCCAGCCAGCCTGCGGGGTCCCCAAGACGGGCAGACGGCCCTGTGTGTCCGGCTGCCGGAAAATGTGCTGA
- the KRTAP7-1 gene encoding keratin-associated protein 7-1, with protein MTRFFCCGSYFPGYPCYGTNFHRTFRATPLNCVVPLGSPLQGGCGCTGYGSLGYSFGGSNASNLCCGYGGSCCRPWGSGSGFGYSTY; from the coding sequence ATGACGCGTTTCTTCTGCTGCGGCAGCTACTTCCCAGGCTACCCTTGCTACGGGACCAACTTCCACAGGACCTTCCGAGCCACCCCCCTGAACTGCGTCGTGCCCCTGGGCTCCCCGCTCCAAGGCGGCTGCGGATGCACCGGCTACGGCTCCCTGGGCTACAGCTTCGGCGGCAGCAACGCCAGCAACCTGTGCTGCGGGTACGGCGGCAGCTGCTGCAGGCCTTGGGGCTCGGGCTCCGGCTTCGGCTACAGCACCTACTGA